Proteins encoded together in one Corynebacterium liangguodongii window:
- a CDS encoding tyrosine-type recombinase/integrase, which yields MATVGDIYYKKSTKRWAFMVNAGVDSTGKPQRREITSTRKDTIAKKRQQILRDLATGTYIPGTTPTLAAWWDHWCETIASQRVRPRVLANYRSYGRCHITPTIGGKKLDALTVDHIRALHAAMRENGASSRTVEAVHNTLHKALADAVREGKIAYNVCDRMDRPRVVSRQREALSAAEVKALLTTIDGEPPMWRARWLMALQLGARQAECLGLEWSRIVLTPGEEAVDISWQLQRVPWRHGRECGCDGTRSAARCPKREPDVREDFELRPCYLGMWFQRPKTSASIRLTPMTPALAQAMRAWREESTGEGLVFADSRGRPFTSRADTEAWRELCSRAGVSVVDLHSARHTMVTGLLEAGVDPEIIRQLVGHSTLVSTRHYLHVSQDAARAALDVWGS from the coding sequence ATGGCCACTGTCGGCGACATCTACTACAAGAAATCCACCAAACGCTGGGCTTTCATGGTCAACGCCGGAGTTGACTCCACCGGCAAACCACAGCGGCGCGAAATCACCTCAACACGCAAAGACACAATCGCAAAAAAGCGCCAGCAGATCCTCCGCGACCTCGCCACAGGAACCTACATCCCAGGCACAACCCCCACCCTCGCGGCCTGGTGGGACCACTGGTGCGAGACCATCGCCTCCCAGCGGGTACGGCCCCGCGTCCTCGCCAACTACCGCTCCTACGGACGCTGCCACATCACCCCCACGATCGGCGGCAAGAAACTCGACGCACTTACCGTCGACCACATCCGGGCCCTGCACGCCGCCATGCGCGAAAACGGTGCTAGCAGCCGCACAGTGGAGGCCGTCCACAACACCCTCCACAAAGCCCTCGCAGACGCCGTGAGGGAGGGCAAGATCGCCTACAACGTGTGCGACCGCATGGACAGGCCGCGGGTCGTCTCGAGGCAACGGGAGGCGCTCTCTGCCGCCGAGGTGAAGGCATTGCTCACAACCATCGACGGGGAGCCACCCATGTGGCGCGCCAGGTGGCTCATGGCACTACAGCTCGGCGCGAGACAGGCGGAGTGCCTGGGCCTGGAATGGTCGCGCATCGTCCTCACACCGGGGGAGGAAGCAGTGGACATTTCGTGGCAGTTGCAACGCGTCCCGTGGCGACATGGCAGGGAGTGTGGGTGTGACGGCACGAGAAGTGCGGCTCGGTGCCCGAAGCGCGAGCCGGATGTGCGGGAGGACTTCGAGCTACGCCCCTGCTACCTGGGGATGTGGTTCCAGCGCCCGAAAACATCGGCGTCAATCCGACTTACGCCTATGACGCCTGCGCTGGCGCAGGCAATGCGGGCATGGAGGGAAGAATCAACAGGGGAGGGGCTAGTGTTCGCCGATAGTCGCGGCAGGCCGTTTACGTCGCGGGCTGATACAGAGGCGTGGCGCGAACTCTGCTCGAGGGCCGGGGTGAGTGTCGTTGATCTGCACTCTGCTCGTCACACGATGGTGACGGGGTTGCTTGAGGCTGGGGTGGACCCGGAGATCATTAGGCAGCTGGTGGGGCACTCGACGTTGGTGTCGACGCGGCATTATCTGCATGTTTCGCAGGATGCGGCGCGTGCTGCTCTTGATGTGTGGGGATCGTGA
- a CDS encoding esterase/lipase family protein, with protein MRFDAAALLAMIATGAYLGVKGRPASPYNDASFTPRHPTPVLYVHGAASALAGFNPNARLLRQHGYWTWGYNYGATDIASIAGRIPGINGFGELDSLVDELSTNIDHVKDATGAPHVDIVAHSQGGLLTRIYIARGGGANIRRVVGIGANFHGTDLRGRAEKILPLAERLPSLASRVAGPGALQQIAGSPFWETVADLPVVDPGVVYTTIYSPADHVVTPNSASMLPTDAGADVVNINLAEKYPGAARVSHARMPGDPYVAQLTLWGLERESTH; from the coding sequence ATGAGGTTTGATGCAGCCGCCCTGCTCGCGATGATCGCCACCGGCGCCTACCTCGGCGTGAAAGGCCGCCCGGCCTCGCCCTACAACGATGCCTCGTTCACGCCCCGCCACCCCACGCCCGTGCTCTACGTCCACGGCGCCGCCAGCGCGCTCGCCGGCTTCAACCCGAACGCCCGCCTGCTGCGCCAGCACGGCTACTGGACCTGGGGCTACAACTACGGCGCCACGGACATCGCCAGCATCGCCGGCAGGATCCCCGGCATCAACGGGTTCGGGGAGCTCGATTCGCTTGTCGACGAACTGTCCACCAACATCGATCACGTCAAAGACGCCACCGGTGCGCCGCACGTCGACATCGTCGCCCACTCCCAAGGAGGGCTGCTCACCAGGATCTACATCGCGCGCGGCGGAGGCGCCAACATCCGCCGGGTCGTCGGCATCGGAGCCAACTTCCACGGCACCGACCTGCGAGGACGCGCCGAAAAGATCCTCCCGCTTGCCGAGCGCCTCCCGTCGCTAGCCTCCCGCGTCGCCGGCCCCGGCGCTCTCCAACAGATCGCGGGCTCGCCGTTCTGGGAGACCGTGGCGGACCTCCCCGTCGTCGACCCAGGCGTGGTCTACACCACCATCTACTCCCCCGCCGACCACGTGGTCACCCCGAACTCCGCCTCCATGCTGCCGACCGACGCGGGTGCCGACGTCGTCAACATCAACCTCGCCGAGAAGTACCCCGGGGCCGCCCGGGTCTCCCACGCGCGGATGCCGGGCGACC
- the recT gene encoding recombination protein RecT, whose protein sequence is MKDLETRMAANQQPAQQRPTTLADQIRGMEQQFALAMPKGAEASQLVRDALTALRQAPKLAQCTPQSVLGSLMTCAQLGLRPGVLGHAYLIPFYDRRAGGLVAQLVIGYQGLVELAHRSGQIKSLIARTVYENDVFDVDYGLEDKLVHKPYMGGDKGQPIAYYAVAKFTTGGHAFYVMSHPEMLDYRARFAKSAERGPWVDNFEAMALKTCVRQLSKWMPKSTELATAIAADESVRVDLTPDAINYPEHVDGEVVDAQGTTEDTAGEGEQSA, encoded by the coding sequence ATGAAAGACCTCGAGACCCGCATGGCCGCCAACCAGCAGCCCGCGCAGCAGCGCCCCACCACCCTCGCCGACCAAATCCGCGGCATGGAGCAGCAGTTCGCCCTCGCCATGCCCAAGGGGGCGGAAGCATCCCAGCTTGTGCGTGACGCACTGACCGCACTGCGACAGGCCCCGAAGCTCGCCCAGTGCACTCCACAGTCCGTGCTCGGGTCGCTCATGACCTGCGCGCAGCTCGGGCTGCGCCCCGGCGTCCTCGGGCACGCCTACCTTATCCCGTTCTACGACCGGCGTGCCGGCGGCCTGGTCGCCCAGCTTGTCATCGGCTACCAGGGGTTGGTGGAGCTCGCCCACCGCTCCGGCCAAATCAAGTCGCTGATTGCCCGCACCGTCTACGAAAACGACGTGTTCGACGTCGACTACGGGCTGGAGGACAAGCTCGTGCACAAGCCCTACATGGGTGGCGACAAGGGCCAGCCGATCGCCTACTACGCGGTGGCGAAGTTCACGACCGGCGGGCACGCGTTCTACGTCATGTCCCACCCGGAAATGCTCGACTACCGGGCGCGCTTCGCTAAGAGCGCGGAGCGTGGCCCCTGGGTCGACAACTTCGAAGCGATGGCCTTGAAGACGTGCGTGCGGCAGCTCTCGAAGTGGATGCCGAAGTCGACGGAGCTGGCGACGGCGATCGCCGCGGACGAGTCGGTGCGTGTCGACCTGACCCCGGATGCGATCAACTACCCGGAGCACGTGGATGGGGAGGTCGTCGACGCCCAGGGCACGACCGAGGACACGGCAGGGGAGGGTGAGCAGTCCGCCTAG
- a CDS encoding helix-turn-helix transcriptional regulator, whose amino-acid sequence MEYATSPNHQLANLVRDARKKLGMTQDQLASALGRSRIWVVRVEKGWRDDRAEPITLDGDIAIKLASVLGVDPLSVLRAGRVAPQEWPDLSNYRSMFDSVRVVDVTSLTLEQQDIIERAINEFKHLNHQHKHP is encoded by the coding sequence ATGGAATACGCCACATCCCCCAATCACCAGTTGGCCAATCTCGTGCGTGACGCCCGCAAGAAACTCGGCATGACGCAAGATCAGCTCGCGAGCGCACTAGGCAGGTCACGGATCTGGGTCGTGCGCGTCGAGAAGGGTTGGCGGGATGATCGGGCGGAGCCGATCACGCTCGATGGGGACATCGCCATCAAGTTGGCGTCTGTGCTTGGTGTGGATCCGTTGAGTGTGCTGCGTGCTGGGCGTGTTGCTCCGCAAGAATGGCCCGATCTATCGAACTATCGTTCGATGTTTGATAGTGTTCGAGTCGTTGACGTCACTAGTCTAACCCTCGAACAACAAGACATCATCGAAAGAGCCATCAATGAGTTCAAACACCTCAACCATCAACACAAGCACCCATGA
- a CDS encoding YqaJ viral recombinase family protein — translation MPHHPNTVTVLPKTTDRGAWIGQRRHGLGSSDASIIMGLSPWESPYSLWEQKTGRAALDPPVDHDTEELREWGNRLEPVIRDATAEELGVTIIKPDEAWANRERPWQRANLDGLIPDTSTFCEFKNSTAWNADKWKGQIPDHAEIQVHHIGLVTGWRDAIVAGLIGGNHLSIHRITLNQNILEMMQTAEDEFWRHVEDDTPPDVDWHERTRDALFTEWRQTRTTGSQEVDPDEARKWVEQAREAKEAEDAAKRRRAEAMNHLLKMMGGHEQIATGDTVWARVRHGQLDKRRFQDDHPDLWEQAQTMKPAVDTAWLKEHHPDLFRDYQHITITIPTT, via the coding sequence ATGCCGCACCACCCTAACACGGTCACAGTGCTGCCGAAAACCACTGACCGCGGCGCATGGATCGGGCAACGGCGCCACGGTCTCGGCTCCTCCGACGCCTCTATCATCATGGGCTTATCCCCCTGGGAATCCCCCTACAGCCTGTGGGAGCAGAAAACCGGCCGTGCCGCCCTCGACCCACCCGTTGACCACGACACCGAGGAACTCCGCGAGTGGGGAAACCGGCTCGAACCAGTCATCCGCGACGCCACCGCCGAAGAACTCGGCGTGACGATCATCAAGCCGGACGAAGCCTGGGCCAACCGGGAGCGCCCCTGGCAACGCGCCAACCTCGACGGGCTCATCCCCGACACGTCGACGTTCTGCGAGTTCAAGAACTCCACCGCCTGGAACGCCGACAAATGGAAGGGCCAAATCCCTGACCACGCCGAAATCCAAGTCCACCACATCGGACTCGTCACCGGCTGGCGTGATGCGATCGTCGCCGGACTTATCGGCGGCAACCATCTCTCCATTCACCGCATCACCCTGAACCAGAACATCCTCGAAATGATGCAGACAGCGGAGGACGAGTTCTGGCGTCACGTCGAGGACGACACTCCCCCCGACGTCGACTGGCACGAACGCACCCGCGACGCCCTCTTCACCGAATGGCGACAGACCCGCACCACCGGCAGCCAGGAAGTCGACCCCGACGAAGCACGGAAGTGGGTGGAGCAGGCCCGCGAAGCCAAGGAAGCCGAGGACGCCGCGAAGCGACGCCGCGCCGAAGCCATGAACCATCTCCTCAAGATGATGGGCGGGCATGAGCAGATCGCCACCGGCGACACCGTGTGGGCCAGAGTCCGCCACGGACAACTCGACAAGCGACGCTTCCAGGACGACCACCCCGACCTGTGGGAGCAGGCACAAACCATGAAACCAGCGGTCGACACAGCCTGGCTGAAAGAGCATCACCCAGACCTGTTCCGCGACTACCAGCACATCACCATCACCATCCCCACCACGTAA
- a CDS encoding excisionase family DNA-binding protein, with the protein MGNLDYITTSEFARRISSSEKYVTNNIKAGRIAAVKLGRAWRIREDQVDAFMETIALENELQATA; encoded by the coding sequence ATGGGCAACCTCGACTACATCACGACCTCCGAGTTCGCCCGGCGCATCAGCTCGAGCGAGAAATACGTCACCAACAACATCAAGGCCGGACGCATCGCAGCCGTCAAACTAGGCCGTGCGTGGCGCATCCGCGAAGACCAGGTCGACGCCTTCATGGAGACCATCGCACTCGAAAACGAACTCCAAGCCACCGCATAA